In Fibrobacter sp. UWB15, the following proteins share a genomic window:
- a CDS encoding M23 family metallopeptidase — protein MNFYKTTIHFQNSSKSMTVHMPVFLFKAWPVLRIFVAIGVLLFVVQMVSTTIYDGILNHQLNERHKLDKEMSQIQGTLDYLSNTTASFFSDENRLYASFGLPVQDKESRELGMGGSVSPNSLLLRKTSPVYERMSILNETAQRIQGKLANNDSSFRTLNKFMDQKHYMWRFIPSISPTNGRYASAFGPRIHPVTGEVGKMHQGVDIANERWTPIYAPADGVVEVAQLSSTFGNFVTIDHGNGIKTRYGHMQLSIVHPGQYLHRYQVIGYMGNTGRSVGPHLHYEVWVRNSPVNPLAYMLPNGYTVD, from the coding sequence GTGAATTTTTACAAGACAACCATACACTTCCAGAACTCCTCGAAGTCGATGACCGTCCATATGCCGGTGTTCCTTTTCAAGGCATGGCCCGTGCTTCGGATCTTTGTTGCGATTGGTGTATTGTTGTTTGTCGTCCAGATGGTTTCGACCACGATTTACGATGGCATCCTGAATCACCAGTTGAACGAGCGCCATAAGCTCGACAAGGAAATGTCCCAGATTCAGGGAACCCTCGACTACCTGTCGAACACCACGGCTTCTTTCTTCTCGGACGAAAACCGCCTTTATGCAAGCTTTGGACTGCCTGTGCAGGATAAAGAATCTCGTGAACTCGGTATGGGTGGTTCTGTAAGTCCTAATTCTCTTTTGCTGCGCAAGACGTCCCCGGTCTACGAACGCATGTCCATTTTGAATGAAACCGCTCAGCGCATTCAGGGCAAGCTTGCGAACAACGATTCCTCTTTCCGCACACTGAACAAGTTCATGGATCAGAAGCACTACATGTGGCGCTTCATTCCGTCTATTTCTCCGACAAACGGCCGCTATGCCTCGGCTTTCGGCCCCCGTATCCATCCGGTGACGGGTGAAGTCGGCAAAATGCACCAGGGTGTGGATATCGCAAACGAACGCTGGACTCCGATTTATGCTCCTGCCGATGGCGTGGTGGAAGTCGCCCAGTTGAGTTCTACCTTCGGTAACTTTGTAACGATCGACCACGGAAACGGCATCAAGACACGCTACGGTCACATGCAGTTGTCCATTGTGCATCCGGGTCAGTATTTGCATCGCTACCAAGTGATTGGTTATATGGGAAACACCGGCCGTTCCGTCGGTCCTCACCTCCATTACGAGGTCTGGGTCCGCAACAGCCCTGTTAACCCGCTTGCCTATATGTTGCCCAACGGATATACCGTCGACTAA
- a CDS encoding PAS domain-containing protein, translating into MQVSVGLLIALSFVCFLVTTAFVISVLLIRDLLHKQKIYSNFSGFLSDFLVIISKEGRLIDASPSYISDPLYNLIMRKKSFKKVFSAPEYKRFSEYIRGLDAYPDIPFVFSQDAGDGLNWYEIRARQKQEGDVHMVLLLKNVTLDVESRTQRDELKEKVDMLLQSTGDFLWSMDVDSRKFTFLTPLVDDEGRAIPRTQGVQDIRAMMPEEDYAFFDKHLNARIVEFRAKGQDFSETRGVRLRLEGENGKLDWYAFCGRLYTEENAKIVFRGSARRLDLQLETPVVEASAMSESTQVSALAFPDIRLFWIDRDYKICGCNQAFSLAFGSPIPEDIKGKRLLEVVRPRYFSLFHGVLSEVFEKGLSKSWKGAFGVGKRLLWFNAVPLKRPDGYTYRVLGVYLQLDENDFSSVNNLTLEKK; encoded by the coding sequence ATGCAGGTATCTGTAGGTCTTTTGATAGCGCTTTCTTTTGTCTGTTTTCTTGTGACAACGGCGTTTGTGATTTCGGTCCTTTTGATTAGGGACTTGCTCCACAAGCAGAAAATCTATTCCAATTTTTCTGGATTCCTGAGTGATTTTCTGGTCATTATTTCTAAAGAAGGCCGACTGATTGACGCATCTCCCTCTTATATTTCGGACCCCCTTTATAACTTGATCATGCGCAAAAAGTCCTTCAAGAAGGTATTTTCGGCGCCGGAATACAAGCGTTTCTCGGAGTACATTAGAGGTCTGGACGCCTATCCTGATATTCCCTTCGTATTCTCTCAAGATGCAGGGGATGGCTTGAACTGGTACGAAATTCGTGCACGGCAAAAGCAGGAGGGTGATGTTCATATGGTCCTTTTGCTGAAAAATGTGACCCTGGATGTGGAATCCCGTACGCAGCGCGATGAATTGAAAGAAAAAGTGGATATGTTACTTCAGAGTACGGGAGATTTTCTGTGGTCTATGGATGTGGATTCCCGTAAGTTCACTTTTTTGACGCCTCTTGTAGATGACGAAGGTCGTGCAATTCCTAGAACCCAGGGGGTGCAAGATATTCGTGCCATGATGCCTGAAGAAGATTATGCCTTCTTTGACAAGCATTTGAACGCCCGTATTGTGGAATTTCGTGCCAAGGGTCAAGATTTTAGTGAAACACGCGGCGTGAGACTGCGCCTAGAAGGTGAAAACGGCAAGTTGGACTGGTATGCGTTCTGTGGTCGCCTTTATACCGAAGAAAACGCAAAGATTGTGTTCCGCGGTTCTGCCCGTAGGTTGGACTTGCAACTTGAAACTCCGGTTGTGGAAGCGTCGGCCATGAGCGAATCGACCCAGGTGTCCGCATTGGCTTTCCCGGATATTCGTCTGTTCTGGATTGACCGAGATTACAAGATTTGTGGCTGTAATCAAGCCTTTTCCCTTGCTTTTGGTAGCCCGATTCCTGAAGATATCAAAGGCAAACGCCTACTCGAAGTCGTTCGCCCACGCTATTTCTCGCTCTTCCACGGCGTACTTTCGGAAGTGTTCGAAAAAGGTCTTTCTAAATCTTGGAAAGGCGCCTTTGGTGTGGGAAAGCGCTTGCTGTGGTTCAATGCGGTGCCGTTGAAACGCCCTGATGGCTACACATACCGCGTTTTGGGAGTGTATCTGCAGCTGGATGAAAATGACTTTAGTTCCGTAAATAATTTAACACTGGAGAAAAAATGA
- a CDS encoding Nif3-like dinuclear metal center hexameric protein has product MQISEFSTWLDNLLEPKMFRDYCVDGLCVEASDKVTRIVTGVSFRDRLIDAAIENKADCIIVHHPNGFWKGENCRLVGKFGERMRRLMQHGISLYGFHLPLDGHMEVGNNILIANAFGLQNVEGFLREGERTIGVVGEFAEPVSCEAFEELACGVFEHGVQHSLMYGKPSIKKLAVCSGSAGAPAIEEAIALGCDAFVTGEIKEAVPIACEELGFNLLSCGHHRTEIFGVRALAAKIQAELGIPASFIDIDNEV; this is encoded by the coding sequence ATGCAAATTTCCGAATTCTCGACATGGCTAGACAACTTGCTTGAACCGAAGATGTTCAGGGATTACTGCGTCGACGGTCTTTGCGTCGAAGCTTCCGACAAGGTCACGCGAATCGTCACCGGAGTCTCTTTTCGCGATCGCCTCATCGATGCCGCTATTGAAAACAAGGCCGATTGCATCATCGTGCATCACCCGAATGGTTTCTGGAAGGGCGAAAACTGCAGGCTAGTGGGTAAATTCGGTGAACGCATGCGCCGACTCATGCAGCATGGAATTTCTCTTTACGGCTTCCACCTGCCGCTCGACGGTCATATGGAAGTGGGGAATAACATCTTGATTGCCAACGCCTTCGGCCTCCAAAATGTGGAAGGGTTCCTCCGCGAAGGGGAGCGTACCATCGGGGTCGTGGGCGAGTTTGCCGAACCCGTTTCCTGCGAAGCGTTTGAGGAACTGGCCTGTGGCGTGTTCGAACATGGCGTGCAGCATTCCCTGATGTACGGCAAACCATCCATTAAAAAGCTCGCCGTCTGCAGTGGCTCGGCCGGAGCTCCAGCCATTGAAGAAGCAATCGCTCTCGGTTGCGATGCCTTTGTGACGGGTGAAATCAAGGAAGCGGTTCCTATCGCCTGCGAAGAACTGGGTTTCAACTTGCTCAGCTGCGGGCATCACCGTACCGAAATCTTCGGTGTCCGGGCCCTGGCTGCTAAAATCCAGGCCGAACTGGGTATCCCGGCCTCTTTTATCGATATCGATAACGAAGTGTAA
- a CDS encoding DUF3418 domain-containing protein produces MLLSSLKITYPELPVVEHREEFFELLETHQVVIVKADTGSGKSTQLPKFLLEWYAKKVDGRKSEVGREVSESQTSEREARPQNPFKIGVTEPRRLAAISIADRLREELKDETLVSTKIRFWEQGQSDAPIKVMTDGILLQEFRRDRLFRQYSAIVIDEAHERSLNIDILLGIFKTVLKERADFKLIVASATLDAKLFEEFYDNSCVMEAEGRTFPVDVEYYFSDERTGRALQTRDERVLGRDISGKGDSGLLDEARDAILDLETRHRDHLLCFLPTERDIQDLAGELAHELDSASFDILPLYGRMSPDEQRRIFKHTSKTRVVLATNIAETSLTIPGIAYVVDTGMARISRYNAQSRIQGLPVEEISKASARQRTGRAGRVKPGVCIRLYSPEEFEKRDEFTEPEIRRSNLANVVLQLRSLGLELENFPFLQSPPHSAFRGAYKTLFELGALTADNSSGHVTKLGREMTRLPMDVALSAVLLRARESGVLQPALIVCSALSIQDPRVVPSEEPERTRIRQLHRKFAGHKSDFLTYICMWNGFCSEWDGKSWNKLRKYCDKFSFHFLRCREWIDLYEQFGRILDVKYENRVCPLDSFHADNLHIALLSGFLGGIARRDIENGCYRLVSGRETHVFPGSDLYGKSVEWLFSAEVRETSRIFLNKGAEIKPEWIMQVAEPFCTRRWFMPTWNQERGFVEAVEEVSFRGLVISRGHRVDYARVNPDECAEIFWREAVVLGQMARPFAFMTHNERVVEDLHGLEARKRQFGLAPSEDALVDYYVRIAPRVNSIKTLKDYIREHTDQFLKFDAKFWLDQLDERTGAALQTRDERGRNTLGDFLTRNSDLKPYTSKAQRADLEPTLGGSIEQFRIEGLDGSSRMVTGEMVFDATKEYDGITLDLPYDLIPQLTPAKLALSIHQWREWMIESIVREMPKAAKKQLENRRTFIDDAFCDRLKAAPHKSPLVSLYEVFAGIKQIDCDIPTVTPEKENHLRLHAKIFKQGFPEKFAVELNPEWGCFNLFAAVRPIVVTFGIDFALGGMRFGWRLGESALMTSEESAFWQDFRKRVEGSTNAAPEGSDAHTALITDRLNLLETGGLYSDGFKTALKAWALKSLVADHLDANRCVRFTGLEFSRGKKINDFKNLAATSRSEDDEVRLALVRATYESALLGAEAFVKYWDVLREFSVAMRQGGDHARDALGVITANHKSIGKIVALYTSDKESILFERVCLLSDSVVPARPELSVRTLREKFRPYLKARFMKDHELKNARDLLSKMERLSQDDPEYPELYLQANALLEGFEVLKFKRKGDDSEDVIEDDALKKLKGRFGRL; encoded by the coding sequence ATGCTTTTGTCGTCCCTGAAAATTACCTACCCAGAGCTTCCTGTTGTTGAACATCGGGAAGAATTTTTTGAGTTGCTTGAAACGCACCAGGTGGTGATTGTCAAAGCGGATACTGGGTCCGGTAAGTCGACGCAGCTACCGAAGTTTTTGCTAGAGTGGTATGCTAAAAAAGTAGACGGTAGGAAGTCGGAAGTAGGAAGAGAGGTTTCGGAATCTCAGACATCAGAGCGCGAAGCGCGTCCTCAGAACCCCTTTAAAATCGGTGTGACGGAGCCGAGGCGCCTGGCGGCGATTTCTATTGCGGACCGCCTGCGCGAAGAACTCAAGGACGAAACGCTCGTCAGCACCAAGATTCGCTTTTGGGAGCAGGGCCAAAGTGATGCGCCCATCAAGGTGATGACCGACGGTATCCTGTTGCAGGAATTCCGCCGCGATAGACTCTTCCGCCAGTATTCGGCGATTGTGATTGATGAAGCGCATGAACGTTCGCTGAATATTGATATCCTGCTTGGCATTTTCAAGACGGTGCTGAAAGAACGCGCCGACTTCAAGTTGATTGTAGCGTCTGCGACGCTGGATGCCAAACTTTTTGAAGAATTTTACGATAACAGCTGCGTGATGGAAGCCGAGGGGCGCACGTTCCCGGTGGATGTCGAGTATTATTTTTCAGACGAGAGAACGGGCAGAGCCCTGCAGACGAGAGACGAGAGGGTTTTGGGGCGCGATATCAGTGGCAAGGGGGATTCGGGTTTGCTGGATGAAGCCCGCGATGCGATTCTCGACCTGGAAACGCGCCATCGCGACCATCTGCTTTGTTTTTTGCCGACGGAACGCGACATTCAGGATTTAGCGGGGGAGCTTGCCCACGAACTGGATTCGGCGAGTTTCGATATCTTGCCGCTTTATGGCCGCATGAGCCCCGATGAGCAGCGCCGCATTTTCAAGCATACGAGCAAAACCCGCGTGGTGCTCGCGACAAACATTGCCGAAACTTCCTTGACGATTCCGGGGATTGCCTACGTGGTCGATACGGGCATGGCCCGCATCTCGCGCTACAACGCGCAGTCAAGAATTCAGGGGCTTCCGGTAGAAGAAATTTCAAAAGCGTCTGCACGGCAGCGCACAGGGCGCGCGGGGCGCGTAAAGCCCGGCGTGTGTATTCGACTTTATTCGCCCGAAGAATTCGAGAAGCGAGACGAGTTTACGGAGCCGGAAATCCGGCGTAGTAATCTCGCGAACGTCGTTTTGCAACTCAGAAGCCTCGGGCTTGAACTTGAAAATTTCCCGTTCCTGCAGTCGCCGCCGCATTCGGCATTCCGCGGCGCGTACAAGACGCTTTTCGAACTCGGCGCGTTGACTGCGGATAATTCCAGTGGCCATGTGACGAAGCTTGGCCGCGAAATGACGCGGCTCCCGATGGACGTGGCGCTTTCGGCGGTGCTTTTACGGGCGCGCGAATCGGGAGTGCTACAACCCGCGTTAATTGTCTGCTCGGCACTCTCGATTCAGGACCCGCGAGTGGTGCCGAGCGAAGAGCCGGAGCGCACCCGTATCCGCCAGCTGCATCGCAAGTTTGCGGGGCACAAGAGCGACTTTCTCACCTACATTTGCATGTGGAATGGTTTCTGCAGTGAATGGGACGGAAAATCGTGGAACAAGTTGCGCAAGTATTGCGACAAGTTCAGCTTCCATTTTTTGCGTTGCCGTGAATGGATTGATTTGTACGAACAATTCGGTCGCATCCTCGACGTGAAATATGAAAATCGCGTCTGCCCACTCGATAGTTTCCACGCTGACAACCTGCATATCGCTCTCCTTTCAGGATTCTTGGGTGGCATTGCCCGCCGCGATATCGAAAACGGTTGCTACCGACTGGTGAGTGGCCGCGAAACGCATGTATTCCCCGGTAGCGATTTGTACGGCAAGAGTGTGGAATGGCTCTTTAGCGCCGAAGTCCGCGAAACAAGCCGCATTTTTTTGAACAAGGGTGCCGAAATCAAGCCTGAATGGATTATGCAGGTGGCAGAACCCTTCTGTACCCGCCGCTGGTTTATGCCGACCTGGAATCAGGAACGCGGCTTTGTAGAAGCGGTCGAAGAAGTGAGCTTCAGGGGGCTTGTCATCAGTCGCGGTCACCGGGTGGATTACGCCCGCGTAAATCCCGACGAATGTGCCGAAATTTTCTGGCGCGAGGCCGTGGTGCTTGGGCAAATGGCCCGCCCCTTCGCCTTCATGACCCACAACGAGCGCGTCGTCGAAGACCTGCATGGGCTTGAGGCCCGCAAGCGCCAATTCGGGCTTGCTCCCAGCGAAGACGCCCTGGTGGATTACTACGTGCGCATTGCCCCGCGGGTCAATTCCATCAAGACGCTCAAGGATTACATTCGGGAGCACACCGACCAGTTCCTGAAATTTGATGCGAAATTTTGGCTGGACCAGTTAGACGAGAGAACGGGCGCTGCCCTACAGACGAGAGACGAGAGAGGTCGAAATACATTGGGCGATTTTTTGACCCGAAACTCGGACCTTAAACCCTATACATCAAAGGCGCAACGCGCCGACCTCGAGCCCACTCTCGGCGGTTCTATCGAGCAGTTCCGCATTGAAGGACTCGACGGTTCTAGCCGCATGGTTACGGGCGAGATGGTTTTTGACGCGACCAAGGAATACGATGGCATTACTCTCGACTTGCCTTACGACTTGATTCCGCAACTGACTCCTGCGAAACTTGCGCTTTCGATTCACCAGTGGCGCGAATGGATGATTGAATCCATCGTGCGCGAAATGCCCAAGGCCGCAAAAAAACAGCTTGAAAACCGCCGCACCTTTATCGACGATGCTTTCTGTGATCGTCTGAAGGCCGCTCCGCACAAGTCACCCTTGGTCTCGCTGTACGAGGTATTTGCCGGAATCAAGCAAATCGATTGCGATATTCCGACGGTGACGCCCGAAAAAGAGAACCACCTGCGCCTGCATGCCAAAATCTTTAAGCAAGGCTTTCCGGAAAAATTCGCCGTCGAGCTTAATCCGGAATGGGGATGCTTCAATTTGTTCGCCGCAGTCCGCCCGATTGTGGTGACCTTCGGCATCGATTTTGCGCTCGGCGGTATGCGCTTCGGTTGGCGCCTCGGCGAATCGGCCCTGATGACTTCTGAAGAATCTGCTTTCTGGCAGGACTTTAGAAAGCGAGTGGAAGGGAGCACAAATGCTGCCCCCGAAGGCTCTGATGCGCATACAGCGTTGATAACCGATCGTCTGAACTTGCTCGAAACCGGGGGGCTCTATTCCGACGGATTCAAGACAGCGCTCAAAGCTTGGGCTCTCAAATCACTCGTCGCCGACCATCTGGATGCGAACCGCTGCGTACGCTTTACCGGCCTGGAATTTTCCCGCGGAAAAAAAATCAACGATTTCAAGAATCTCGCGGCGACCTCTCGCAGCGAAGATGACGAGGTGCGCCTCGCCTTGGTGCGTGCCACGTACGAGTCGGCGCTTCTCGGTGCCGAGGCGTTCGTAAAGTATTGGGACGTTCTCCGCGAATTCTCGGTTGCCATGCGCCAGGGCGGCGACCATGCTCGCGATGCCCTCGGCGTCATCACGGCGAACCACAAGTCTATCGGTAAAATTGTTGCGCTCTATACCTCCGATAAAGAGTCAATTCTGTTTGAAAGGGTTTGTCTTTTGAGTGATTCTGTGGTGCCTGCCCGCCCCGAATTATCGGTGCGCACGCTCCGCGAAAAGTTCCGGCCCTACCTCAAGGCCCGCTTCATGAAGGACCACGAGCTCAAAAACGCCCGTGACTTGCTTTCGAAAATGGAGCGCCTCTCGCAAGACGATCCTGAATATCCGGAACTATACTTGCAGGCAAACGCCCTGCTCGAGGGCTTCGAAGTCCTCAAGTTCAAGCGCAAGGGCGACGATTCCGAAGATGTAATCGAAGATGACGCCCTGAAAAAACTCAAGGGCCGGTTCGGGCGGCTCTAG
- the rfbD gene encoding dTDP-4-dehydrorhamnose reductase: protein MKFFVTGVGGQLGHDVMNELAKRGHTGVGSDMAPAYSGVADGSAVTTMPYVQLDITDSVAVDKALSEIKPDAVIHCAAWTAVDMAEDDANVAKVRAVNAGGTQNIADACKRLGCKMTYISTDYVFNGQGTEPWQPDCKDYKPLNVYGQTKLEGELAVANTLSKYFIVRIAWVFGLNGKNFIKTMLNVGKTHDTVRVVNDQIGTPTYTLDLSRLLIDMNETEKYGYYHATNEGGFISWYDFTCEIYKQAGLSTKVVPVTTAEYGLSKAARPFNSRLDKSKLVANGFKPLPTWQDALARYLKEIGE from the coding sequence ATGAAATTCTTTGTGACAGGTGTGGGTGGCCAGCTGGGCCATGATGTAATGAATGAACTTGCAAAGCGCGGCCATACGGGCGTGGGCTCCGATATGGCTCCTGCCTACAGCGGTGTGGCTGACGGCTCTGCTGTCACGACCATGCCTTATGTGCAGCTCGACATTACGGACTCTGTCGCCGTCGACAAGGCTCTTTCTGAAATCAAGCCCGATGCCGTAATCCACTGTGCCGCATGGACTGCAGTCGACATGGCCGAAGACGATGCCAACGTGGCGAAGGTCCGCGCGGTAAATGCCGGCGGTACGCAGAACATTGCCGATGCCTGCAAGCGCCTGGGCTGCAAGATGACCTATATTAGCACCGACTACGTGTTCAACGGTCAGGGCACGGAACCTTGGCAGCCCGACTGCAAGGATTACAAACCTCTGAATGTTTATGGCCAGACCAAGCTCGAAGGTGAACTTGCAGTCGCGAATACCCTCAGCAAGTATTTTATTGTGCGTATCGCTTGGGTGTTCGGCCTCAATGGCAAGAATTTTATCAAGACCATGCTGAACGTGGGCAAAACTCACGATACCGTGCGCGTGGTGAACGACCAAATCGGCACCCCAACCTACACGCTCGACCTTTCGCGCCTGCTCATCGACATGAACGAAACCGAAAAGTACGGCTACTACCACGCTACCAACGAAGGCGGATTCATCAGCTGGTACGACTTTACCTGCGAAATCTACAAGCAGGCAGGGCTTTCGACCAAGGTGGTTCCGGTAACGACGGCTGAATATGGCCTGAGTAAGGCTGCACGTCCGTTCAACAGCCGCCTCGACAAGAGCAAACTTGTTGCAAACGGATTCAAGCCGCTCCCGACGTGGCAAGATGCGTTGGCCCGCTACCTCAAGGAAATCGGAGAATAA